The Silene latifolia isolate original U9 population chromosome Y, ASM4854445v1, whole genome shotgun sequence sequence aataataagacaaggaatttgtacgtagaaaacccttaaatgggaaaaaaccacgagcaccaagccaggagaggatttcactataatattATGTATTTAGCACTAATGATCGTAATAAAGCTCAAGTATTATATGAGAGAATATTGTGTGCTCTTGTATATGCTATGTTGTATGTCTTGCAAATAATCTCCGAGTGCTTCTTATATAGTCCATGCTGAACGGCTGCCAGATTTTCTActttaatgctgaatattcctccttaattgctcGGATTAATACGCTTTATTGCTCTCTTAATTGTTGCCTTTTATTACAAAATCTTCTCCATTAATGCTCCAATTATTGTCCGAATATTATCAATAATATAGTCATTgaattggtcaaatattgtccttatATGGTGACCATTGTCCTCTTCATGGCTCTTGTACCCTGGTGGCTTAACGTCCTGACACCCACCCTGATGGTCAGACCAGGGCAGAATATCATCCTGAAATATCTGCGGATCTCCAAGCCTAACAGCCAATATACAGAATTTGGCCCACACTTTTTTTCCCGGGGTAAAGAAGATTGAGAGTTTACTCTATATCATGTGCCATTTACTCCTTTTATTTCTATCAGAATATCAAGTGtacgaagaaaaaaaaatgattttcatTGGTTGGTTTGGTTACATATTACTTGTAAATTATTGGTTATGCTTATGTGTGGACATACTTATCTGCAATTATGGTATCCTTGTTTCCGTTACGTAAGTGTGCGTAATGCACACATATTGgtggttcattttttttttttttttttgacaataatgaactgcatatatatataaatgtaatCAGAGAGTATACAACTTAGTCAGTGGCCAGACTAACTGACCAGTGAACGTACAAACGAAGGAAACTACGAATTGTGCTCAACGTGTGACACAATTCGACTGGTACTGGCGTTGTGGAGGCCAGAACTGAGGATAATTTTTTTGATGTTACTCTGAAAGAAACAGAAGTTTGTGAAGCTGAGTGAGCTCTGTACATGGTGAGAAGGAGGCCTTTCGTCGAGGCTGCAAACACCGTGGAAGCCCGCACATTCTGAAAAACTGGATTGCCTGCCATTGTATCCAAGGAAGAAACAGTGTAGCAATCCCTTAGAGCTGACCTGTGAACTGGAATAAAGTATGTTATTTCAGAAGAAAACAGAGCACAGTTTAAGACTGGTATTGAAATCTTGATAGAAGATCTAGCAAAGGAAGGCCAAAACACCGACAGCTGGGAATgagatgcaaaaagatagtccGACAAATGTAAAACTTGAACCGGATCAAGACTACAGTTGTCAAAGACTACCGAATTACGAACCATCCAAATAGCCTTTATAATACAAAGAAAACGAAGAAGGCACCGATCAGCATGAGCAGTGTTTCTGTGGAAAAATACAACAAAATCTGCAAGCCATTTTTGCAAACATACCCCTGGGTTAGCAACCGAATTAATACCAAGAGGCGAAGAAAGCCAAACATGTCTAGAAACAGAACACGAACGAAAAAGATGATCTAACGACTCTGGAAAAGAGTGACAAAACACACAGGAGGTACTAACCTGAAGGCCTCTGACAGATAGATTATCTAAAGAAGGAAGGATATTATGTACAATACGCCAAACCAGGAGAGGGAGCTTAGGAGAACAACGAAGATTCCAAAGAACTTTCCAAGGAAAGGAAGAGTAAAACGAGGGAGAGCAGGAAGTAGGCATGTGGGATAACGAGAAGTCGTAGCCTGAGCGAACTGTATAGACTCCATCTTCCGTGTACTTCCAATAGAGGAAGTCATCAATATCAATATGAGGAGGTTCCATAGCAAGAATAGTTCTGGCACAAGGAGGTTGAAACCAACGATAAACAGTAGCATGATTCCAAGATCCAGAGTCCGAAATCACATGAGATAGAACCGGCGTGACAGAAGATGCAGATACACGCACAAAGGGAGTAGTTTCATTGTTTACTGGCTTACATTTGCGTAATGCACCCACATATTTGTGGTTGGTTGGTTATTGGTCTATTTGTGCAGGATACACACACATCGGTGGTAATAGTTTACTTGTGTATTTCGCACACTTGTGAGAATGATACCTTCTCAATTTGTGGTTtggaaataaataaatatatactaTATTTAATGTTTATGCGATGCACGAGCCGCTTGTACTTGTATGTTTTATAAACAGTTATTGAACATTACATTTATTATCAAGTATTATCTCGATCTTATTGGCTAAAAAGAACTGAATTGAAATAAATGGAGCTAAGCTAACAACCTTGCACTAATTTTGATCGGACTTCTCACTTCCTGTTTGAGTCTCGTTGCTTGGCAAATATGTATGACCCTCTCTTTACATTCTTACTTATGTCACCTAACTTTTCTCATATATcacgggacggagggagtatttactTTTTTAGTCGTTGgttctttttttttgttcatgAATATAAAAAGTTTTAGCCTTCTACCGGGAGTATTAGTCAAGCATCATGGAAACTATTGTTTCTTAATGAACTCCCTAAATAAATGAAAACTCTAAGTAAGTTTGTCGCATCGTAGGTTAGATTAACATTTGTTAAATAAACACTCTTAAAATCTTTAAATTACTTTTGTATTGTTGAGAGTTAAGTTTACGTCCTGTTCTTTCTGACATAATTGCAACTCTTTTCAGTTCAGTTCAAGTTAGTTTTATTTAGTCCAGCTTACTTTTACTCAAATTAAATTAACACTTATTTCAGCTTCATTCAATTCAGCTCATATCTATTTAGTAAAGTTCAACTCGTTTTAACCGTCTTAGTAGTTTATAAAAGTCAGAGTATATAATATGGCTTGAAAGTTAGTTTGAAAAGTTTGATTATCGTACTCTTTATATAATCTCTCAACCACATAATCTTTTAAAAACTCATTCGAAGCAATTTGTAAAAGTTGAATTTCCGGGTCTCAATTGAAAAAGTTTTTACAATTATTTGGACTATAATATTACTTGAAAAGAACCGGCTAAAATTAGCACTGATTGAGGTCTCCACAAACTGACTTAAGGTTGTAGTGTTTGTCTTGATCATTTAGAAGGGTATCATTTATTAGATCATTTACATTTTCTTAAACGTAAGTGCTGAGCTTTGTTATTATGCTCTTTTGTGATAGGAAATATCTTATATATTGTAGTTGTGGTCCGCGTATTAATGAATTTTTTGTATACTAATTAATTCATCATCTAAACAAATACTCCGTACTTTACTAATCACCATGTATAGGAATTAGGAAGTATCATATTATAACCTGAAAAAAGTTTTTACATAAAAACAATATTTCATCCcttccaatcatttgtttatcattAATTAAAGTACCTTCACAACCaataaaaaaaggtaaataaataaatgatatGGAGAAAGTATGCTAATCCTCATCATATCAAAGCCACCCCATTAATTAAGTATTCGTGTgctatatctcatatggagtaCTAAAGTAATACTCCATAACTATTAATAGAATATTATTCCCCAATAATATTCTGGATATTCTAGTGTATCAATTATAATCAATTAGTTGtatactagattttgtgcccgtgcgttgcacgggtttcaaATTTGTCCTTTCTCTAATGGTTTAGATCTTTTAATATCATTTTGAATGATACGTAAAAGTTGTATTTCAATTACTCAAATAAGGTAAATTTATCTTATTAATTTTATATAAGATTAAGAAGTACGTTTATGTAAGGACTCTAGGAATAGGAATTACAATTTGTAAGGTAAATTTATCTTATTAATTTTGTGAACTATTATCATTCATTTCTTCGTGGCggtattatcattattatcacaaattctcattatagacggacactatccgtctatacgtatagacggataccatttcccctcacaaaatactcatttgccataaagtgggaagcacatgggggtgtcccactttgtcccccctacccattttataagaggtctttacccgtctgttcgccccacccgtctataccaagacctattgcatTATTATTATGGTAACTATTATTTGTAGATAACAGCCAAATCAAGGATGAAGCTAGCCTATGCTCTTCGCCTCTTCGTACCATGTACGTGTGCATGAGGAGAAGGATCAACTTGATTGTTGAGAGTCACACATATTATAGAATTCtactctatctatctatctattattattattattattattattattattattattatttttatttttttttttttttattataaaatgcgcgcagctttcattataattattattattattattattattattattattattttacccCTCATTCCAGTTATTTctttacctattttattttagGCCGTCGTAGTCAATTATTaacctttctattttaagaagttCTTTGATGGGTAATTTCTTTATTTCTATTTCCTTTTGTTTTGGGGTGCAACTGTGCAAGATAGAGTTGCTATTTCACATTTTAGTATATATGAGACGTTCTTTCGGaaaattatttttgtttttaatggGACCAAAGGTCTACCGCTAAGCGTGGATAAATGCTAAATTTTGTTTCTGATAACAGGAAACGGTCAACTTGTACATACATGGCACAAGAAATTTGATAATTATGGATCTCCGAGGAGAGAGCTCTAAATTGGAATTGTTGGCAACCACAACATCAAGAAGACTGTCATCTGCATCTTCTGTGTTTCACTCAGCAAATCCATCGCCATTCCTTTCACCAGATTCGCCAAAGTCCCTTTTTTCGGAGTCCAATTGCCTGGAAAACCGGCTCAAAGATGCCACTGTTTGCATTAGTACAATTCCAGATCCTGATCAAGAGATGAACCTTAGATTGGTTCGTTCAGGAATTCCATCATCCCAACTGGCAACTGATCTGCAAATTCTCGAACGTTTATCATCCTCATCTGGATTGTCCAATGATACTTTCACAAATAGCCATACCCGATGGATTGATTATTCAAGGCGTAGAGAAAGGAAAAAGAAAGTTGTGAGACATTATGGGGTGACATTCCCTTCAAATGCGCCTCACTTTCAACAAGTTCTGTATAAAGAGAACAAAACAGAAAAATATCGACTACGCTGCTACATTGCACGCCGTTGTAAAGCGTTATTCTTGTTATAGTTGTCGATGTGATTGGAATTTTATATGTAACCTTCTAACCCATAGGTGTCCGGTTTGATTTTTCATGTATCCCTAGTGTAGGGCACACTACCTCCCCCTCCACTTGGAGATTAACCTGTAAAATACTACGAAAAGAGAGAGCAATCTTTTTCCCGCTTTTCTACAGGTGAGATGGATAGGTCCTGTTTGAGTAGGATTCCATCCCAATAATTGCCAAGATTATTCAAATCACCAAGCGCATTCGCCACAGACGCTAAAATCGGTTCCGTTACAAACGCCATAGCATTCTTGGTCTCATCCAACCCCTGCACCACGTGTATCACTCCTGGATGCCGCATCCTCACCAACCTCGCCGCGTCACCACGTAACACATCAAAAAACGCATCCTCCGCCGCCTTCGACATTCCCGCACGCGCACGCGCCTCCGATAACGCTCGCTTGTCGAGTAACCAGACACATACCGCGGCGTACTGTCCCGACGCAGTGCCACGTGGCTTGGCGGCGAACAATTTCCATGCTAAAGCCGGTCCAGCAGAGCCGATCTGGTCTAGCAGATCGTAGTCGGTTAGCGCTTTCAGGCCGGTCACTTCCTGAACCGTTGTTTGGACTGTTTTCTCGATCCCTGCAGCGGTTTTGGCGAAGGCTTGTGTTAGGGTTTTCATGTTTTGATGATGGTATATATAAGTTTATGATTTTCCACTGGTAAATCACTTATAAAACTCTATTAGATAGAATTTGCATAAATATTAGAtagaatttgcacaaatattGGTATAACTAACTATACATAAATATTGGgataattaaaaattaattaggtagttttataaagttggagtctctagaattgcctgaaaaaagcctcttttatatatatatattgattgtaaATCAATTAGTTTATATTATACCTAACTTGTGATTTATTTTGGAGAGGAAATGTCCATAAAAAATTTGTGAAATCGTCCAAAAATAAAACGTAGTAACGGTGACCCATTGTGCTTGGGACTGGGGATGACCACAAATCACTGTGAATTATATCAAACGGAGACAAAGTAGAGGAAGGTGAAGGAGAAAACGGAatttttatttgtttgcctaATTGACAAGAAGCACACACAAAATTCTGAGGCAATGGACTACGATATAATAAATTGCTCCTACGAATATTATTAAAAACGGCAAGACCCGGATGTCCGAGACGGTCATGCCAGGTCAAAGATGACACGGTAGTGAGAGCTTGTGGAGAAGCAGGGGACGACACTTTGGCAGAGGAAATGGATGTCATGGGATAAAGGTCGCCCGTACTACTGCATCTCATAAGTTGATTCCCCGTCCGCAGATCCTTCACAGTAAAGCCAAAAGGGTCAAATTCCACAGACACACGATTATCGGTAGTAAATTGACGGACTGACACAAGGTTTTTAATTATGTTAGGCACATGAAGAACATTGCGTAAGACAAAAGGGGGGAAAGGAGCAGCTAGATTTTGGAGCCATAACCTCGAATTGGTATTTCACTGCCATTCCCGACGATTATACGACGGTTATTGCTCAAATTAAAATAAGAAGAGAGTGTACCTGGGTTAGCCGTCATGAGTGATGATGCTCCTGTATCCATGTAATAATTTTCGTCAGGTTGTTGGAGCGTCATGGTTTGCATCGCGGCAGCGATGTCAGTGGGAACAAGCATACCCGAAGGAGAACCGAGGGAATTTGGTTGCGCAATAAAAGCCTGTGGAGGCCGAGGTCCGAGAATACCAGGACCACCACGGTTAGCAGCAGGTGGTGCCTAGCCAGAGGTGGGCTAGGGGCACGGAGATATGGTCCACCCGTGCTGCGGTGTGGCAGGGGAAAAGGGAACCCAGGTCCACGCTTGTTGTCCCCCCGATTGCAGCTGATTGTAATTATGTGTCCTATTGTTCTTGCCTAGATAGCCACCATTATTCTGTCCATTTGAGGACCCACCGCCACCACCATTATTCGGTCCGGAGTTCTTTCCTTTATAACCGCCACGGTGATGACCACCCCTGCCCTTATTGTTGTAGGAGCGGGAGTTGTTGCCACTGCGAGTGTTATTGGAAGAAGAGCGAGTAGTGGTGTCGGTCTGATCAGAATTCGTGACCACAAGAGCAGAGTCACTGGTGACCGAGGTCACTTTGCTGCGCCGAGTCTCCTCGAGAGTGAGCATTGAACGAGCCTTATAAAAAGCGGGCAAGGGATCGCTTTGTTGAATGATCATAGCGATCCCATCGTACCCATTTGAGAGGCCAGCGACTAATTGGAGAACTAGTCGATTGTTGGAGACGGGAGCCCCAACATTTTCCAATTGATCGGCAAGCATTTTGAGAGCCTGACAATAAGCGAAGATATTTGGAAAATTATCCATGAGTTTGGGAAAACTGCTGCTCCAAGAACACCGCCCTCGAGTTTttattatcatgaaaaatgtccTTGAGACGATCCCATGCTTGTTGGGCAGTGGTATCGGGCTCAAGAATGGTGTGGAGGAGATCAAGCGAGATGGTACTGTATATCCACTGTTTGACGATGGCATCGAGACAAAGCAATTGTCCATCCTTTTTGAGAACTGCATCTTTGGGTGGGGCGATATGATCAGCGACATCAAAGGCACGAGCTGTGTTGAGAAAGAGTTCGGCCCATGATGTGTAGTGAACGTTTTCCGTCTCAAGGGTGATTTAGATGTGGTTTTTGATATTAGAGAGAGCAAAAGCGGGATGGAAAGGGGCAGATTTGGTAGCTTCGTCAGGCATGGTGATGCAAGGAAGGAGAAAATAAAATTTGGCAGAGAGAAAACGAGAGAAAGGAGGAAGGGATTTTGAGAGGAGGATCTTAACAGCTCAATGATACCATGAAAGAGTCTGTTTGCTTGATTATTCAATGAATGAGTCGTACATTATATACACCAAGATATCAATCAGTTAGTTAAACCTATGCCATATTCATATCCTAGAAATATGGCAAGTCAATTACTAATCCTATAAGTTACGCATAATATAAACTAATTGATTTACAATATACAACTAATTGATTATAATTGATACACTAGAAGATCCAGAATATTATTGGGGAATAATATTCTATTAACTATCACAGTTTTGGAGTATCAATCGTGAATGCCATAAGAGTATAACAAATTATCTTAAGATGCTAAGGCGTCCGATATCAATTAATCTTGACCAAAATTAAGTTGACCATGATCTGCAAATAAATCTGTCACAGTCAAatttagttacataaattaaacCGAAAATTAAGATAAAGATCTACTTTATCTACATGTCAAAGCAAAAGACATGGGTAGAATTAAGCAAAAACAGATAAATCTTCTTCTATAAACAAACTTACAAATGTTATGCAAATAATACACTTATATTATTGTGTACAATTGTACGTTTTCCTTTCTAGGGATATTTATGATAATATTTCCTACACCAAAAAAGGCAGTTTGTTAAGTACTTGATTAACATATCTAAAGATATCTTCTCTCGTTTTCGGTCATATGTTTATCTATTGCATTTTAAGGtatcttattcatttgtttaccttcctTTATTAGGTAGGTTTTTTATGGTTAATTAGATCATACACACCCATGTCTGCTTGTCATTTATTAACAACCATCACAAATGACCCCTCCCCTTTTCTttgtctttgtgtcaaaaccaaaggtaaacaaataactggGACGAAAAACAGTAACACATAATAGAAAAACACCATGGTTAAACAATCAATTCAAGGCTACGCTTGAAATAAGGTGATGAATCATCTCTACTAAAGAAGTCATCTAAGAGACCGTCTATACTAAAAAAAACCATCTCACATTAATATAACATGAAACATATCCTATAAATTGCTAAATATTCGTCAAAGGAAAATATTATACGTGAAATTAAAAACAAATTGTTACCTAATATTATTGCCTTTTGTCAATTCATATATATGCATCCTGCAAATAAATAAAATAGACGATTAGCTCTCTAATATAAAGAATAACACAACCTACTTATAtgccactactacagatacaggttataacaacgggtaaaaaccgttgtaaaaacaaaagcggacattgttaaagcggccgttgtaaaaggtatttataACGGTTgggttatttactaaaaccgttgtggaaactattcacaacggttaaaagccgttgttgcgagtaagtcgttgtggaaagtttgacaaaCTTTTGGTAGGaaagatataacaacggttataatataaaaaaccgttgttgtatctttcccaccaaaattatgaagacttttaacaacgggtatacggaacataaccgttgttgaaattgttagtaacaacggttcttcttttaaaacctgttgttgaatattatgcgcaggtatttgtgaaaggtatttacaacggttcttcttttaaatctgttgttgaatattatgcgcggggaTTTGTGAATGGTATTTACAACTGTTTTTGTTtaagtaaccgtttttattacattttcctaattttttttaaaattaaatttgtttcatgccattcaaaatcctgcatatatcagaAGCAGCATATATCaacagctgggttcatcagaactcaatagatacaattcatctttcagattaattcatactaacaacactagcatcatacttacaatttacaacaacaacatcataattcatactaacaacaatttacaaagatcattccctaacttcaacaaaaaatttactaaactGATCTGATCTAAGTTCTAAGctaagtatcatgcatttagtctTCATTGCAATGATCTAAGACGTATTtacccaacatgtcccttacctcgtctatttgCTGCCTTTTAAACTCAGGTAATAGATGTTgcgcgttgattacatactgcggaaaaaacagagacatacaagacattattgtaacaacatacatcattatgaaaacatcagctctaatttaaaaaaagtaataaacacattatgaagttactaaccttttctggaataaggatgtATCTTCGCATGATAACCTCCAACATGAatcgacaaacgtagtatccacattttATGCTATCCGTCTGGCGAGGGACCTATATTATGACATAAAAAACGAAGAGACGAGAAGGCCCACATCATaatcttgcactttaggtattgtatttgcgcacgtattattattaaacacagattttcgcacttaaggtattgtatttgagcacgtacccctgttatcgtaataaaagtagggccatcatcagaatctttcgtgggttgatcctcgtaagctcttttcttctcaaaggcccttttttttataaaaaaagaggcagaaactcatatttttggggcaaaaatgagcgtt is a genomic window containing:
- the LOC141627562 gene encoding SCY1-like protein 2 B — its product is MKTLTQAFAKTAAGIEKTVQTTVQEVTGLKALTDYDLLDQIGSAGPALAWKLFAAKPRGTASGQYAAVCVWLLDKRALSEARARAGMSKAAEDAFFDVLRGDAARLVRMRHPGVIHVVQGLDETKNAMAFVTEPILASVANALGDLNNLGNYWDGILLKQDLSISPVEKREKDCSLFS